The Primulina tabacum isolate GXHZ01 chromosome 1, ASM2559414v2, whole genome shotgun sequence genome contains the following window.
CTCACTTACCAACATCAGTTTGTTATAACAAACACAACAATTTACTGTTGGAAAAGAAACTCACTTACCTCACTTACCTTAATTCTGGATGGAAAAAAGGAAAGAGTGAGGGTTTCTTGCACTGGAATTTCGAATTCCTTCTCCGGCTTTGGACTGTAGCAACGCTTCGATACTCGGCAAAACCACGAGAGCAAAGTCTCGAAAATTCCTAAGGAGACTAGAGAGAAACTCGAAAATATTGAGTGAATTTGATGTGTGATTTTCGAGTTTCAGGGCCCtcatatttataggggttgACTGCTATCCTGATCGTGTATTATCCTTGCGCTTGAATTTTTGAATCAAAGTTAAATTTAGGATAATTATCAATCTTTTAACCGTGATATTGGGTAACATTTCGAATCTACATCCCCATCCATTGAATATTTCGAAATTATACATTAAATACATCCATGAATTCGAACTCTAGTGATCGTATTATCCTTTGCTTGTTCTTTATCCTGATATCTCAATATCATCTCAAATCTTAGATTTTTATCTGCTCATAAGTTCGAAAATATATGCACAATATTATCTCAAATCTCGAGCTCAAAATATTGTAAACGATAAAATTATCCACTCAACTTTAGATAATCTTGCAGATCTTACATCTTATAATGAGATAGATACCCGAAGATTGCACAAATCCTAGTACCATTAaattacaaaatattatcaCGATTATTCAAAAATCTTGGATTTTACAGGGTCCTTTGCTCGTTGACAATATGTAAAACAAACAATGATATTGTGCTGAAAAATATGTTAAATTGTTTAGGATCTCAAAAATCCCTCCAAATCGCCCACACTCACAATTCAAGAAACCCATAATTTATATtcgaatttcaaaatatttgaatctttCAAATGGTTAGAAATTAAATGAGCTTATTACTCCAAAAGTCATGTTGTGCAATGGAAGTCACGTATCTCCACACTAAAATGATATTATCCACTTAGAGTTTCAGCTTTAtaatgaatttgattttggtttttaCCCAAAATTTCGCATACTAATGAAGAAGTCATGTTCTTCCTTGTATATTTTTAACATGAGACTTTGGTTGAGTTCTCAACAAATCGATTGCGAATTTTTTTCGATAAATATAATCTATACTGCGAGGATATCATTTGTAGcacatttaaataatttcttcaAACTCAGGGGAACGAAACATGAACGTCTCTAAACGTTCGTTGGTTAATGGCCTTTGAGATTTGTGTTGAACTGTCTTGACTCCTGGAACTCGATGATCTTGGCCTGGATAGAGAGTCCGTGGTTTTGCGATTCGACTGAGGTTTTCATTAAATGGCGGGCAGCAGGATCGAGCTAGACCGGACTACCATGGTCTTTGGAGTATTGATTTCAATGTTTAATTGGAGAAATGAACACTATATTGCTATGCGATTTACTGTTGGAAAATAAGATCTAGATGACATTCATCAAGAAATATAGCACCGGGTGCCTTAAATATGTAACAGAAAATGTATATACTACTCGTTttctattaattattttattgcatttgaAGTTCGTTCGGGACATGAAAAACACTTGGGGGTAATAATTTTCCCTTCACAATGCGTAGTGTGGATAATCGAaaggttatatatatatttataggtTTTGGATTATTTGTTTCAAAGACGTGTAGGTGCCGGTAACGAGGATAACAAGACCCATCAACACTATGAATCCGATGATCGCCACTTCGACGCCCAGTTTTCTAAAGCACCTGAAATCTTCAAGTAGCAAAAGCATGGAAGTAATATCGAAGCTGTGACGTTCAAAAACGCTCCAACGAGTGCCATTAGATACCCGAAAAACGGTAGCGTTGAGGCCACAATGGCACTGCTGATCACCAAGATTGTCCTGACAAAGAAACCATAAGATTTCTTCCCACGATGAGACTGTATCAGATCTTCGATTCCATCAACAATTGGCCTTAGCATCAGTGCGTATTTCGCTATCGGAGTGACAAGGGCAGTGTAGATGGCCACTTTAGAGCTAATATTATTCGTTGGGAGGTTCAGTGTTATCTGGGATTTTACCTCTGAACCGAACATTAGGTATCCCGATATTGCCATGCATGCACTAGTAACCGaacaaaagagaaagaatacAAGCAGAACCTacaaaaaattatgaaatgtgTCAGCTTTAGGACTCGACTATTTGAAGAAGATCTAGTGTTTCGAGAACTGAATTTACCCAAAAGAATTGTCGTCGGTTTCGCATAGAATTGTACAATGTAGGGAATACAGGATGAGCACCGTAACTGAACGTGTACAAGCTGAAAGCCGTAGGGATTCCTGTCCAATTAATAAGAGTTCCCTTTTTATGAAACCCAATGTCATCAGATGTACCGACCCATAGAACCGATCCAATAGTCACAACACAAGCTAGAACTCCAGTGGCGGATACATATGAAAGAGCTCTCATATTGTTAATCCAAACAGTAGGCATCAATATTAGTGTCACGATTATGACCAAACTTTGTCTTCCGCCAATGTTGATGCCATAAAAATCGAGTTCCAACCTCGCTAATAAGTCGTGCAGATTATCCACAAGAATTATCAGGAAACCTGTGGTAACCAAGTATAGTTCAATATGCATGAAAATCGAGACAACCATTCGTCCTCTGGTGCCAAAAGCCTTGTCTCCTACATCGGGATAGGTTCGTATATTCGGGTCAAAATCCATACATCTTTTTATCAACAAGCCTGTATAGAAGGTTGCATTAGCAACCATGAATAGAAGAATCAAGCTTAGCCACCCGCCATTCGACAATGCATATGGAATCGACAAAATCCCAACACCTGGAAACGAGAAAACGTAGAAATTTTAGTTTGGTAAATGAAAGTTGAAGGTTGGGGGATATTCAAGAGAGGACATATACATGCCTACATACCTGATAAGGAATTTAATCCATTGAAAGTTGTCTCGAAAAACGAAGCACCGTCGGTCTTGAGAACTTCATTTCCTTTCTCAACATCATCGTTGGAAGCTAGGAGAGGAATGATGGTAGAGCTGTGATCTTGTTCCTTTGGGTTCATCTTTATGTTTCTTAGTTCAAAATTTGAAGAGTACGTAGGAAAGCTGGAGTTTTTGTCTAAAACAGGCGATAACTTATAGTATGCATGCTTTCATATATAGTTGATCTCTGACATTTATAAATATGATTGTGTACTAGATGATGATGCGAGAGATCTTTGACTGTAAAAGAATGGAAATAAAGCGCTTGTAACTTGTAAGTTcacatattttaaatgcatgattCGAGTGTATTCTAAATGATTGTGGTTTTCGTAGCAATAATTTTTCTTGAGGCCATTTCTCAAGAAAAAAAAAGCACAAAGAACTGTGCTTGTTTTCGTGTGTGAGAGGAGACAGTGGGGGGCTGCCGTCACcgtttttttttcatttcattATTTTCTCAGACTTTTATCACAATGATACAAATTATCCCTCATTTTGTCAATTTATCAAATCATCATTGGTGTGGAAAtttgacttttttttatttacatggaaatattaaaaaaatttatgaattttctttaaattataaattttaaataatgtgaCAGTAGTTTTGCCTCTTTCTGTGGTTTTTTTGTAAACTTACTATCTTATTATCCTCCTCTGTCATTTTTTTTTGGTTGAAAAAATTACCTATTAAATTTGCTAAATTATTACTATCTCAATCACACCATCTCTTAAGGATCAAATCTCTTTGCCCAGATACCATTTTCGTGCAcagatcaaataaataaatgtttgAAAAGGCGGGGTGTTGTGTAAAAAGCTAGGTGAAAATGAGTTCTTTATTGGGCAAAAGTTTAGTTAATTCTACCATTCTAATATTTTACGACACGTTGTGTGTGTGAAATAGTTGATGGAATataaattgatatattttaattcacattttttttcacaatttaaaaaaaaaacgtatATATATTAGAAAGGAacgaaaaaattataaattattcgttattttaaataatttatcgaAAATAATTAATAACTTTTATCCTGCTCCGTTAAATAGGAGCagaagtttaaaaatcttaGAATTATTCCTAAGTAAAACGAAAACAAACTTATCAAACACACCAAACCTTTAAGGATTTTTGAGCCAAACTATTATTAGAAAACCTATTATTAGAAAAATcaccaactttttcttccaatattaaaaaaatttatgaattttctttaatttatgaattttaaatacTGTAAAGTGACTATAGTTTTGCCTCTTTCTGTgcttttttttgtaaatttacTATCTTATTCTCctttgtcaatttttttttttgaaaaaattacctattaagttttaaataaatttgctaaattattattattactagtaATAATATATAGatacttaaatataatttatattttcaaatgacatcaaattcaaatttgaattttaaaaaagaaatttgACTTcacatttatatttatttttatttgtttttaaatatttaatatgataggtatataaattaatattaataaatattttattttatacttTTTTGCGAAAACTttctaaatataataaaatagataaatatatatatatatcatgaactTCAACATACAAACAATGAATCAACACAATATTAGgtgagttttttttattatttacttttactttttgtttttgtttttaaaaacgAAAATCGACGATCTAACATTTCTATCTGGAGTGAGAAAACTTCGAATTGGAAACAATAATTGCAGAAGGAGATGCAAAAGAAATATACCTTTCTTCAagaattcaaaaataaaataaatgtgtaCTTTCTATTTCAAAAATCGCAAATATTATTATTCTGACATAGATAACTATGTTGTAATAATTATCTTTACTGAAATCGAGACACGTGGTGTCCAATTATTAAAtgacataaaatattaaatatataaattaccAAAGCAGGTAAtgccataaaaatatatattaattgatTTAAACCACATTGAAATCCACTGTTGGTTCGGTCCTCCGTTCCAACCATCTAAAAATTGTCCACCACAAGACCAAACCCATTTTTTCCACCTCCTATTTTCACATCAAAGTTCTTCACACACACTTAGTTTCAATATTAGTTACTCTGCATACGTAGTGCGTGTGTATATAAtcttttttataattatcgaGAGACTAAAGTTAAATTCGACAAATTATCGAAGGACTAAAAGGCTATTTGAatggttgaaaaaaaaatgtttgccgaaattaaaaacaaaaacaaaaaaaaaaacaacattcTAATATTGGTATCACATAAAGACAAAGTTGGATGAAAAAATTGGTGTCCATTTTTGTCTCTATTAggctcaatctttatatatagtatagataaagtgttatttaaattgttgaaaattaaaaaaataaaaataaaagtgtttgttgaaatttaaaaaaaacaaaacaaaaaacaaaaatatagtaTTGATATATATCACGTAAGGacaaaattggaagaaaaagttggtgTTCATTTTTATAACTATCGAgagactaaagtgaaatttgacaaattatcgaGGGActaatatgataatta
Protein-coding sequences here:
- the LOC142516191 gene encoding LOW QUALITY PROTEIN: amino acid transporter AVT1I-like (The sequence of the model RefSeq protein was modified relative to this genomic sequence to represent the inferred CDS: inserted 1 base in 1 codon), translating into MNPKEQDHSSTIIPLLASNDDVEKGNEVLKTDGASFFETTFNGLNSLSGVGILSIPYALSNGGWLSLILLFMVANATFYTGLLIKRCMDFDPNIRTYPDVGDKAFGTRGRMVVSIFMHIELYLVTTGFLIILVDNLHDLLARLELDFYGINIGGRQSLVIIVTLILMPTVWINNMRALSYVSATGVLACVVTIGSVLWVGTSDDIGFHKKGTLINWTGIPTAFSLYTFSYGAHPVFPTLYNSMRNRRQFFWVLLVFFLFCSVTSACMAISGYLMFGSEVKSQITLNLPTNNISSKVAIYTALVTPIAKYALMLRPIVDGIEDLIQSHRGKKSYGFFVRTILVISSAIVASTLPFFGYLMALVGAFLNVTASILLPCFCYLKISGXFRKLGVEVAIIGFIVLMGLVILVTGTYTSLKQIIQNL